The segment GCACGAATTAGATATTAAAAAAATACGCATATGGATAATAAGCTAATATTTGATAAAAGTATAAAAGGACGAAAAGCTTTCAATTTGCCGAAACTTGATGTTCCAGATTACACAAATACTTTATCGAATCTTTTTTCTCGTGAAGAAAAAGTTAATTTGCCAGAAGTAAGTGAGAACGAACTCCAAAGGCACTTCGTAAACCTATCTACCAAAAACTATCACATTGACAAGAACATGTATCCCTTAGGATCATGTACAATGAAATACAATCCAAAAATCAATGAGGTAACTGCTCGATTGGATGGTTTCTCCAACATTCACCCTTTACAAGATGACAAGAGTGTTCAGGGTGCATTGGAAATGATGTATAATCTCCAAAATGATTTGGGTGAGATCTCTGGAATGAGTGGTATTTCGCTTCAACCTGCTGCTGGTGCACATGGTGAATTTGCTGGCATTTTGGCTATCAGACGTTATCATGAGTATCATGAAGAATTGGATAAAAGAACAAAAATTCTGGTTCCAAATTCAGCCCATGGAACTAATCCTGCTAGTGCAGCCATGTGTGGTTTCAAAGTTGTTTCTGTGAATTCATTAGAAAACGGCCAAGTTGATATTGAAGATCTCAAAACAAAATTGGATGATGATATCGCAGGCATGATGCTTACCAATCCGAATACGGTTGGAATATTTGAGCAGAATATTGAAGAGATCTGCGAATTGGTTCATTCTGTTGGTGGTTTAATGTATATGGACGGTGCCAATCTAAATGCTATTTTAGGTTTAGCTCGTCCTGGTGATATGGGTTTTGATGTCATGCATTTTAACTTACATAAAACATTTTCGACTCCACATGGTGGAGGTGGTCCAGGTTCGGGTCCAGTTGGCGTAAATGACAAATTGAAAGAGTATTTGCCAAAGCCTGTTGTTGAGAATCATGATGGATTATTTGTGCTTAAATGTGATTGCCAGCAAACTATTGGGCGTTTACATGCTTTCTGGGGAAATTTTGCCATGATGGTTCGTGCTTATACGTACATCAGAATGCTTGGAGCAAAAGGATTAAAAGCAGTTGCCGAGAATTCAATTATCAATGCAAATTATGTATTGCATCGCCTTAAAAATCACTTTGATGCTCCCTATGCATCAGAAAAAATTATGCATGAAGCCATATTGTCGTCACATACGTTAAAGAAGAAGTATGAAGTAAGTACTTTGGATGTCGCCAAACGATTAATGGACTATAATTTTCATCCACCAACTGTTTATTTCCCTCTGATTGTACATGAGTGTTTAATGGTTGAACCTACTGAAACAGAAAGCAAAGAAAACTTGGATGCATTTTGTGATGCCATGATTAAGATTGCAGAAGAAGCAGCTTCAAATCCAGAATTGGTTAAAACTGCCCCCCATAATTTAGATACAGGCAGATTGGATGACGCATATGCTGCCAAGAACATAAATGTTTGTTGTCGAGTAGATTTTTAGCGCTACTAAAATTCACATAAAGCCTGTTGTTTCATTAATAACAGGCTTTTTTGTTTTACGCCAGACAAGTTATTTATACCTTTGTAAAATATAATTTTCCTAACCATTACAGAAAAAACTGAACATA is part of the Bacteroidota bacterium genome and harbors:
- the gcvPB gene encoding aminomethyl-transferring glycine dehydrogenase subunit GcvPB, with translation MDNKLIFDKSIKGRKAFNLPKLDVPDYTNTLSNLFSREEKVNLPEVSENELQRHFVNLSTKNYHIDKNMYPLGSCTMKYNPKINEVTARLDGFSNIHPLQDDKSVQGALEMMYNLQNDLGEISGMSGISLQPAAGAHGEFAGILAIRRYHEYHEELDKRTKILVPNSAHGTNPASAAMCGFKVVSVNSLENGQVDIEDLKTKLDDDIAGMMLTNPNTVGIFEQNIEEICELVHSVGGLMYMDGANLNAILGLARPGDMGFDVMHFNLHKTFSTPHGGGGPGSGPVGVNDKLKEYLPKPVVENHDGLFVLKCDCQQTIGRLHAFWGNFAMMVRAYTYIRMLGAKGLKAVAENSIINANYVLHRLKNHFDAPYASEKIMHEAILSSHTLKKKYEVSTLDVAKRLMDYNFHPPTVYFPLIVHECLMVEPTETESKENLDAFCDAMIKIAEEAASNPELVKTAPHNLDTGRLDDAYAAKNINVCCRVDF